One stretch of Fictibacillus sp. b24 DNA includes these proteins:
- a CDS encoding acyl-CoA mutase large subunit family protein, with amino-acid sequence MDKQQRLKNWQEKTEQSMNRFPERKERFHTSSDIEIERLYGAEEEHYQMDSLGLPGEYPFTRGSQSTMYRSKFWTMRQYAGFGSAEETNKRFRYLLDQGQTGLSVAFDLPTQIGYDSDHPMARGEVGKVGVAIDSIEDMEALLKDIPLDKVSTSMTINAPASVLLAMYIAVAEKQGVDSDKLSGTIQNDILKEYIARGTYIFPPKPSMRLITDIFGYCQEHVPKWNTISISGYHIREAGSNAAQELAFTIANGLAYVDAAIDAGLNIDDFAPRLAFFFNAHNQFFEEVAKFRAARRMWAKLMKEQYGAKNPKSWQLRFHTQTGGSTLTAQQPDNNIVRVTTQALSAVLGGTQSLHTNSRDEALALPTEDSARIALRTQQILAHETGVADTVDPLAGSYYVEHLTDELERKANEYIEKIKQLGGAVSAVEQGYMQREIHHTSYETQKKIENGQEIIVGMNKFTIENEPQPELLRVDPTLGERQKEKLQALKAKRDQNRVSAQLEMLRSAAKGSDNLMPIIVECVKSFCTIGEICGVLREEFGEYTGA; translated from the coding sequence ATGGATAAACAACAGCGATTAAAGAACTGGCAAGAAAAAACAGAGCAATCAATGAATAGATTTCCAGAGCGAAAAGAAAGATTTCATACCTCATCGGATATAGAAATTGAAAGACTATATGGTGCAGAAGAAGAGCATTATCAGATGGATTCATTAGGACTGCCGGGTGAGTATCCATTTACACGAGGATCTCAATCAACTATGTATCGTTCCAAATTTTGGACGATGAGACAATACGCAGGATTTGGTTCTGCTGAAGAGACGAATAAGCGTTTTCGCTATTTGCTGGATCAAGGCCAAACGGGGCTATCTGTTGCATTCGATCTTCCTACTCAGATCGGATATGACTCTGATCATCCAATGGCTCGAGGTGAAGTAGGAAAAGTAGGAGTAGCTATCGATTCGATTGAAGACATGGAGGCGCTTTTAAAAGATATTCCACTAGATAAAGTAAGTACATCTATGACGATTAATGCACCTGCTTCTGTCCTGCTTGCTATGTATATCGCTGTCGCTGAAAAGCAAGGCGTGGATTCTGATAAACTTTCAGGCACGATACAAAATGATATTCTAAAAGAGTACATTGCACGCGGTACATACATTTTTCCTCCAAAGCCATCCATGCGATTAATAACGGATATTTTTGGCTATTGTCAGGAACATGTGCCGAAATGGAACACGATCAGCATCTCTGGCTACCATATTCGAGAAGCAGGGTCTAACGCAGCACAGGAGCTCGCTTTCACGATCGCAAACGGACTGGCATATGTAGATGCAGCGATAGATGCGGGATTAAACATTGATGATTTTGCACCGCGTTTAGCGTTTTTCTTTAATGCACATAATCAATTCTTTGAGGAAGTCGCAAAATTTAGAGCGGCAAGAAGAATGTGGGCAAAGCTTATGAAAGAACAATACGGCGCGAAAAATCCAAAATCATGGCAGCTCCGTTTTCATACGCAAACTGGCGGATCAACCCTGACTGCACAGCAGCCAGATAATAATATAGTACGTGTTACGACTCAAGCTCTTTCTGCAGTTCTAGGAGGTACGCAAAGTCTTCACACTAACTCCAGAGATGAAGCACTAGCACTCCCAACTGAAGATTCTGCAAGAATTGCACTTCGTACGCAGCAGATTCTCGCTCATGAAACGGGTGTAGCTGATACAGTAGATCCTCTTGCTGGGTCATATTACGTAGAACATTTAACGGATGAGTTAGAACGGAAAGCAAACGAATATATTGAAAAGATTAAACAGCTGGGTGGAGCTGTTTCTGCGGTTGAACAAGGCTACATGCAGCGTGAAATTCATCATACGTCTTATGAAACACAAAAAAAGATCGAAAATGGCCAGGAAATCATTGTGGGGATGAATAAGTTTACGATTGAGAACGAACCACAGCCAGAACTATTAAGAGTAGATCCAACGCTAGGTGAAAGACAGAAAGAAAAGCTGCAAGCCTTAAAAGCGAAGAGAGATCAAAACCGAGTGAGCGCTCAGTTGGAAATGTTGCGTTCTGCCGCTAAAGGCAGTGACAACTTAATGCCGATCATTGTAGAGTGTGTAAAATCATTCTGTACGATCGGTGAAATATGCGGTGTATTAAGAGAAGAGTTTGGAGAGTACACAGGCGCCTAA
- the mce gene encoding methylmalonyl-CoA epimerase, which produces MTKTIRVLIAKPGLDGHDRGALVVSQALRDYGMEVIYTGLRQTPEQIAAAAVQEDVDAIGLSCLSGAHNELFPEVMRLLHEKGADDIIVVGGGVIPWEDIPFLESKGIQKVFTPGTPTIETAKFIEQAVFERDGITEKAAAVAPERIDHLGIAVQSLDETLPFYVNVLGLTLEAVEEVPSQKVKVAFIKIGETRLELLEAMSPDSPVAQFIEKRGQGVHHVALGVTNIQERINEMKANGLKMIHDAAVPGAGGASVAFIHPSSTHKVLFELCEKTKNKEEA; this is translated from the coding sequence ATGACGAAAACAATACGTGTTTTAATAGCCAAACCAGGACTGGATGGTCATGATCGAGGGGCTCTAGTCGTTTCACAAGCTTTAAGAGATTATGGTATGGAAGTGATTTATACAGGTTTAAGACAAACTCCTGAACAGATCGCAGCAGCGGCTGTCCAAGAAGATGTGGACGCGATTGGTTTGTCATGCCTTTCAGGAGCTCATAATGAACTGTTTCCGGAAGTGATGCGTCTTCTTCATGAAAAAGGAGCAGACGATATTATCGTAGTCGGTGGCGGGGTGATACCTTGGGAAGACATTCCGTTCTTAGAATCGAAAGGCATTCAAAAAGTTTTTACACCAGGGACACCAACGATTGAAACAGCTAAATTTATCGAGCAAGCCGTTTTTGAACGCGATGGTATAACTGAGAAAGCAGCTGCGGTTGCGCCTGAACGTATTGACCATCTCGGAATTGCTGTTCAATCACTGGATGAAACTCTTCCTTTTTATGTGAATGTTCTCGGCTTGACACTTGAAGCTGTTGAAGAAGTTCCCTCTCAAAAAGTAAAAGTAGCTTTTATTAAGATTGGAGAAACAAGGCTAGAATTACTTGAAGCTATGTCTCCTGATAGTCCTGTTGCTCAATTTATTGAAAAGCGGGGGCAGGGGGTACATCACGTTGCTTTAGGTGTGACAAACATCCAAGAACGCATTAATGAAATGAAAGCGAATGGACTCAAGATGATCCATGATGCTGCCGTTCCTGGTGCGGGTGGTGCTTCAGTTGCATTTATACACCCTTCTTCCACTCATAAAGTGCTGTTTGAGCTTTGTGAAAAAACGAAAAATAAGGAGGAAGCGTAA
- a CDS encoding acyl-CoA carboxylase subunit beta, protein MDIYDKINELYEKKTEIELGGGDDRIDKQHERGKLTARERIDLLLDEGTFVELNPFMEHRSHDFGLSGMKAPGEGVVTGFGKIHGRPVYLFAQDFTVFGGALGEMHAKKIAAVMDLAAKNGTPFIGLNDSGGARIQEGVMSLDGYGHIFYRNSIYSGVIPQISVIMGPCAGGAVYSPAITDFVFMVEKTSQMFITGPKVIETVTGEKISSEDLGGAEVHASRSGNAHFTAPTESEVLEEVRRLISYLPQNNKEKTPVLPWGDEKDDRPDLTEIIPFDSTRPYDVRTVINEVVDKDSFMEVHAQFARNIVVGFARIKGEVIGLVCNQPKVMAGGLDIDSSDKASRFIRLCDSFNIPIITFEDVTGFFPGVKQEHGGIIRHGAKILYAYSEATVPKITIILRKAYGGAYVALNSKSIGADLVFAWPNAEIAVMGPQGAANIIFAKEIERSEDPEATRAAKIEEYRTKFANPYIAAANGMVDDVIDPRETRIKCIQALDMLRNKKEDRPYKKHGNIPL, encoded by the coding sequence ATGGACATCTATGACAAAATTAATGAACTGTATGAAAAGAAGACAGAGATCGAGTTAGGCGGTGGAGATGACCGAATTGATAAACAGCATGAGAGAGGGAAACTGACCGCCAGAGAGCGAATTGATCTTTTATTAGATGAGGGAACGTTTGTTGAACTCAATCCTTTTATGGAGCATCGCTCTCATGATTTCGGCCTTTCTGGAATGAAGGCACCTGGCGAGGGTGTTGTGACGGGTTTTGGTAAGATCCATGGTCGTCCTGTGTATTTATTTGCACAAGATTTCACGGTATTCGGTGGTGCGCTAGGTGAGATGCATGCCAAAAAAATTGCTGCTGTAATGGACCTTGCTGCTAAAAACGGTACACCTTTTATTGGTCTGAACGATTCAGGCGGAGCACGTATTCAAGAGGGTGTTATGTCGTTGGATGGCTATGGACACATCTTTTACAGAAACAGCATCTATTCTGGTGTGATTCCACAAATATCCGTTATTATGGGTCCTTGTGCAGGTGGAGCTGTCTATTCACCAGCAATTACAGATTTTGTTTTCATGGTGGAAAAAACGAGCCAGATGTTTATTACAGGTCCAAAAGTAATCGAAACCGTTACTGGTGAGAAAATATCATCAGAAGATTTGGGTGGCGCAGAAGTTCATGCATCGCGAAGTGGTAATGCACATTTTACAGCACCTACTGAATCTGAAGTTCTAGAAGAAGTTAGAAGATTAATCTCGTACCTTCCGCAGAATAATAAAGAGAAGACACCTGTTTTGCCATGGGGAGATGAAAAAGACGACCGTCCAGATCTTACGGAGATTATTCCGTTTGATTCAACAAGACCTTATGATGTTAGAACGGTAATAAATGAAGTTGTAGATAAAGATTCTTTTATGGAGGTTCATGCACAATTTGCAAGAAATATAGTTGTAGGTTTTGCAAGAATAAAGGGTGAAGTGATAGGATTAGTATGTAATCAGCCAAAAGTCATGGCTGGGGGACTGGATATTGATTCTTCGGATAAAGCATCTCGATTTATCCGACTGTGTGATTCGTTTAATATTCCGATCATCACATTTGAAGATGTAACTGGATTCTTCCCTGGGGTCAAACAAGAGCACGGCGGAATCATCCGTCATGGAGCAAAAATTCTTTATGCATACTCGGAAGCGACTGTTCCCAAAATAACAATTATTCTTCGAAAAGCCTATGGCGGTGCTTATGTAGCGCTTAACAGTAAATCGATTGGTGCTGATTTAGTGTTTGCATGGCCGAACGCTGAAATTGCTGTGATGGGGCCTCAAGGTGCTGCTAATATTATCTTTGCAAAAGAGATTGAACGTAGCGAGGATCCTGAAGCGACTCGAGCAGCTAAAATTGAAGAGTACCGCACGAAGTTTGCTAATCCGTACATCGCTGCTGCAAATGGCATGGTCGATGATGTGATTGATCCACGAGAAACAAGAATCAAGTGTATTCAAGCGCTTGACATGCTGCGCAACAAGAAGGAAGACAGACCTTACAAAAAGCATGGAAATATACCACTATAA
- a CDS encoding M20/M25/M40 family metallo-hydrolase: MVNADRLLNEFLELVQIDSETRHEKEISIVLKKKFEELGVEVYEDDAESKTDHAAGNLICTLKGNKEGVDTIYFTSHMDTVTPGIGVKPSIKDGYVVTDGTTILGADDKAGLAAMFEAIKVLKEQNIAHGDIQFIITVGEESGLVGAKAMDASKITAKYGFALDSDGPVGDIIVAAPTQAKVRATIYGKSAHAGVAPEKGVSAITIAAKAIARMPLGRIDEETTANIGHFHGGGTGEQTNIVCDTVFVLAEARSLINEKMEVQTAKMKDAYESAAAELGGRADVKVEVMYPGFKFGDGDHVVEIAKKAAEKIGRPHRLLHSGGGSDANIIAGHGIPTVNLAVGYEEIHTTNERMPIEELTKTAEMVLAVIDVAASE, translated from the coding sequence ATGGTAAATGCAGACCGCTTGTTAAACGAATTTTTAGAGCTCGTTCAGATTGATTCTGAAACTCGACACGAAAAGGAAATTTCGATCGTACTTAAAAAGAAGTTTGAAGAGCTTGGTGTAGAAGTGTACGAAGACGATGCGGAGTCAAAAACAGACCACGCCGCAGGAAACTTAATTTGTACATTAAAAGGAAACAAAGAGGGAGTAGATACGATCTATTTCACTTCTCATATGGATACAGTCACTCCTGGTATTGGGGTTAAACCATCTATTAAAGATGGTTATGTAGTAACAGATGGTACAACGATTCTTGGAGCAGATGACAAAGCGGGACTTGCTGCAATGTTTGAAGCAATTAAAGTATTGAAAGAGCAAAACATAGCTCATGGTGATATCCAGTTTATTATTACAGTTGGAGAAGAATCAGGATTAGTAGGCGCAAAAGCGATGGATGCGTCAAAGATCACAGCAAAATACGGCTTTGCGTTAGACAGTGACGGACCGGTAGGAGATATTATCGTTGCAGCTCCAACACAGGCTAAAGTTCGAGCGACAATCTATGGGAAATCAGCTCACGCGGGTGTAGCTCCTGAAAAAGGTGTATCAGCTATTACAATTGCTGCTAAAGCGATTGCTCGTATGCCTCTTGGCAGGATTGATGAAGAAACAACGGCAAACATCGGACATTTCCATGGTGGAGGAACGGGAGAGCAGACAAATATCGTTTGTGATACAGTTTTTGTCTTAGCTGAAGCTCGTTCATTAATCAATGAAAAAATGGAAGTGCAAACAGCTAAAATGAAAGATGCATATGAATCTGCTGCTGCTGAACTTGGCGGACGTGCTGATGTTAAAGTTGAAGTTATGTACCCTGGATTTAAATTTGGTGATGGAGATCACGTTGTTGAGATTGCGAAAAAGGCAGCGGAAAAGATTGGACGTCCACACAGACTTCTTCATAGCGGTGGTGGAAGTGATGCTAACATTATTGCAGGTCATGGTATTCCAACAGTTAATTTAGCTGTTGGTTATGAAGAGATCCATACAACAAACGAAAGAATGCCTATTGAAGAGCTGACGAAAACAGCAGAGATGGTACTAGCTGTTATAGATGTAGCAGCTAGCGAATGA
- a CDS encoding MarR family transcriptional regulator: MSQLSDMHMMVNYMRGVYKVLEEDWQKSAKAIGLTQAEQHILWIVSLEEDITISKIAYYGLWDVSTVMQVIKRLKDKGFVRLEKKNEDRRISYVYLTEEGLEKHKESTSFNCQIYGFLQKWLEDGSKREFYRELIQLHKDLNKHFHGEEFVDWVEDTGKRLHETR; this comes from the coding sequence ATGAGTCAATTATCGGACATGCATATGATGGTAAATTATATGCGTGGTGTGTATAAAGTTTTAGAAGAAGATTGGCAGAAATCAGCAAAAGCGATTGGATTAACACAAGCAGAGCAGCATATTTTATGGATTGTATCTCTCGAAGAAGATATTACGATTTCTAAGATCGCTTATTATGGATTGTGGGATGTATCAACCGTTATGCAGGTTATAAAGCGGTTAAAAGACAAAGGTTTTGTTAGATTAGAGAAAAAGAACGAAGACCGTCGTATTTCCTATGTTTACTTAACAGAAGAAGGATTGGAAAAACATAAAGAATCAACAAGTTTCAACTGCCAAATTTACGGATTCCTTCAAAAATGGCTGGAAGACGGAAGCAAGCGAGAGTTTTATCGCGAGCTAATTCAATTACATAAAGATTTAAATAAACATTTTCATGGTGAAGAATTTGTGGATTGGGTAGAAGATACAGGAAAGCGGCTTCATGAGACAAGGTAG
- a CDS encoding DNA polymerase IV: MHQSPVSKRRIIFHVDMNSFYASVEMAENPDLRGKPVAVAGNVEERKGIIVTCSYEARERGVRTTMPLWQARKLCPNLVVVPPDFGTYKIYSSRMFQLLQEYTEWVEPVSIDEGYMDVTDCVHPLELAKEIQTRLQNELNLPCSIGIGPNKFLAKTASDMKKPLGITVLRKRDLPEKLWPLQVGEMHGIGKKTEEKLNKYGIFTVKDLAEAIDYELKHRFGINGIKMKERANGIDPRPVDPSSASDYRSIGSSTTLSEDLLSVIEAESVFKRLAEKVETRLKTKGYVALTLAITIRYSDRKTITRSKMLPNATQHSVEIQKTALDLFHRHWNHDPVRLLGITATEVVEKEHATYQLDLFSVEKNEKDALLHDVLSSIERKHGEGIIKRGNK; encoded by the coding sequence GTGCATCAGTCACCAGTGTCTAAAAGAAGAATCATCTTTCATGTTGACATGAACAGCTTCTATGCTTCTGTAGAAATGGCCGAGAACCCTGATCTCCGAGGAAAGCCCGTTGCTGTAGCCGGAAATGTGGAGGAACGTAAAGGTATCATTGTGACTTGCAGCTACGAGGCAAGAGAAAGAGGAGTAAGAACCACGATGCCTCTTTGGCAAGCGAGAAAGCTTTGTCCAAATCTTGTTGTTGTTCCGCCAGACTTTGGAACATATAAAATATATTCATCACGCATGTTTCAGCTTTTACAAGAATATACAGAATGGGTAGAGCCTGTTTCTATCGATGAAGGGTATATGGATGTGACAGACTGCGTACATCCGCTTGAATTGGCAAAAGAGATTCAGACAAGACTGCAGAACGAGCTGAACTTACCATGTTCCATTGGTATTGGACCAAATAAATTTTTAGCAAAGACAGCTTCAGATATGAAAAAACCACTGGGTATCACCGTTCTTCGAAAGAGAGATCTTCCTGAAAAGTTATGGCCGCTGCAAGTAGGTGAGATGCATGGAATCGGAAAGAAAACAGAAGAAAAGTTAAATAAATACGGAATATTTACAGTTAAAGATTTAGCAGAAGCTATTGATTATGAGCTGAAGCACCGTTTTGGAATTAACGGAATCAAAATGAAAGAAAGAGCAAATGGCATCGATCCCCGCCCTGTAGACCCTAGTTCTGCCAGTGATTATCGATCTATCGGGAGTTCAACAACATTAAGTGAAGACTTACTCTCTGTAATAGAAGCAGAATCCGTTTTTAAACGATTAGCGGAAAAAGTTGAAACTCGATTAAAAACAAAGGGGTATGTTGCCTTAACACTTGCAATCACGATTCGATACAGTGACAGAAAAACAATCACAAGAAGTAAGATGCTTCCGAATGCTACTCAGCATTCTGTTGAAATACAAAAAACAGCTCTAGATCTCTTTCATCGTCACTGGAATCATGATCCAGTCCGTCTTTTGGGCATCACTGCTACAGAAGTGGTCGAAAAGGAACATGCGACTTATCAGCTTGATTTATTCTCTGTAGAAAAGAACGAAAAAGATGCTTTGCTTCATGATGTATTATCATCCATCGAAAGGAAACATGGTGAAGGGATCATTAAAAGGGGAAATAAGTAG
- a CDS encoding phosphatase PAP2 family protein — translation MISKKSLIKTVVLTAVCLGLFIMFAFIYKQSRVEIFDVWAMKNISDIHQPVLIDVFTFFTNSASKPYQYAIFIFFAVIWLVGEKKWIEPFVLGVCLFGIRFENQWFKNWFERDRPMYDRVIEITGYSFPSGHAMISIAFFGLLSYLLVQNYAFLRAYRKYIYFLTALFIGLVGFSRVYLGVHFPTDVLGGFAAGGTWLLLCVLLYKWLVGLANRRVH, via the coding sequence ATGATCTCAAAAAAAAGCTTGATCAAAACGGTTGTATTAACTGCTGTTTGTCTTGGCCTTTTTATTATGTTTGCATTTATTTATAAACAGTCCAGAGTAGAAATATTTGATGTCTGGGCGATGAAAAACATTTCTGACATTCACCAGCCTGTTTTAATTGATGTTTTTACATTTTTCACAAACTCAGCATCAAAGCCTTATCAGTATGCAATTTTTATCTTTTTTGCTGTGATCTGGCTCGTCGGCGAAAAAAAATGGATAGAGCCATTTGTTTTAGGTGTATGCCTTTTTGGAATTCGTTTTGAAAATCAATGGTTTAAGAATTGGTTTGAGAGAGACAGACCTATGTATGATCGTGTTATTGAAATAACGGGGTATAGCTTCCCGAGCGGTCACGCTATGATTTCCATCGCTTTTTTTGGATTACTTTCTTATCTGCTCGTTCAAAACTATGCATTTTTGCGCGCTTATAGAAAATATATTTATTTTCTTACCGCACTTTTTATTGGTTTAGTGGGCTTTAGCAGGGTTTATTTAGGTGTTCATTTCCCAACAGATGTTCTTGGGGGATTTGCTGCTGGCGGAACTTGGCTGCTTTTATGTGTTTTATTATATAAATGGCTCGTTGGACTCGCTAATAGAAGAGTCCATTGA
- the namA gene encoding NADPH dehydrogenase NamA, protein MQPLLFQPLTIRNVTLKNRIVMSPMCMYSCYDQDGIVTPWHITHYTSRAIGQTGLIMTEAASVSPQGRISPEDLGIWDDSHVEGLSQLVKSIQDNGSKAAIQIAHAGRKAMIDGPIIAPSAIAFSDNMKTPEEMTLQQIEETVNQFRAAAKRAKTAGFDVLEIHGAHGYLINEFLSPLSNRRSDSYGGSQENRYRFLKEIIAAMRQEWDGPLFVRISANDYHPEGNTPEDFVTYAKWMKEDGVDLVDCSSGAVVPAKINTFPGYQVPFADKIKNEAEIATAAVGLITTGSQAEEILQNNRADLIFIGREFLKDPYWPRSAAEDLGTELQSPKQYERGW, encoded by the coding sequence ATTCAACCGTTATTGTTTCAACCGCTAACGATTCGTAACGTTACGTTAAAAAACCGTATCGTTATGTCACCTATGTGTATGTATTCTTGTTACGATCAAGATGGAATAGTAACACCATGGCATATTACTCATTACACCTCAAGAGCAATCGGTCAAACAGGCTTGATCATGACAGAGGCAGCCTCTGTAAGTCCTCAGGGACGAATCAGCCCGGAAGACTTAGGGATATGGGATGACAGCCATGTGGAAGGGTTGTCTCAGCTCGTGAAATCTATTCAGGATAATGGTTCAAAAGCCGCTATTCAGATTGCACATGCTGGACGAAAAGCGATGATTGACGGACCCATCATTGCCCCATCTGCCATAGCTTTTTCAGATAACATGAAAACACCGGAAGAAATGACTCTGCAGCAGATTGAAGAAACGGTGAATCAATTTAGGGCTGCTGCAAAAAGAGCGAAGACAGCAGGCTTCGATGTGCTCGAGATCCACGGGGCACACGGCTATCTGATTAATGAATTCCTTTCACCTCTATCCAATAGAAGAAGCGATTCTTATGGAGGAAGCCAGGAAAACCGCTACCGTTTCTTAAAAGAGATCATCGCCGCAATGAGACAAGAGTGGGATGGCCCATTATTTGTTAGGATTTCAGCAAATGATTATCACCCTGAAGGGAATACCCCAGAAGATTTCGTAACGTATGCGAAGTGGATGAAAGAAGATGGTGTTGACCTTGTTGACTGCAGTTCAGGAGCTGTTGTGCCAGCGAAAATCAACACATTCCCTGGCTATCAAGTTCCTTTTGCGGACAAAATTAAAAACGAAGCAGAAATCGCTACTGCTGCTGTAGGATTGATAACGACTGGCAGCCAGGCAGAAGAGATTCTGCAAAACAACCGTGCTGATCTCATTTTTATCGGCAGAGAATTCCTTAAAGATCCGTATTGGCCACGATCAGCGGCAGAGGACCTTGGAACGGAACTTCAAAGTCCAAAACAATATGAACGCGGCTGGTAA
- a CDS encoding glycerophosphodiester phosphodiesterase has protein sequence MTYIFAHRGSSKHCPENTMAAFKKAYEDGADGIELDVQLSKDGIPVIIHDEKLDRTTNKKGHIIEYTYEELTKTDAGSWFSKSFSGEHVPSLQVFLEWISPLPMLLNIELKNNIIEYNGLEEKVLQLLHHYGMEERTVISSFNHYSLVKIRKMNAYIETAPLYSSGLYEPWEYVKAVCSQSAHPNYKSLHPYIMEGFKRNNIPVRPYTVNSQKWMNYFFEWGTQAIITDYPLIAKQLLNNPSTKTKSRFLQKWW, from the coding sequence ATGACTTATATTTTTGCTCACAGAGGTTCTAGTAAACATTGTCCTGAGAACACAATGGCAGCCTTCAAAAAGGCATATGAAGATGGTGCAGACGGTATCGAACTAGATGTACAGCTTTCTAAAGACGGTATTCCTGTTATCATTCATGATGAAAAATTAGATCGTACCACAAATAAGAAAGGCCATATCATTGAATATACATATGAAGAGCTAACCAAGACAGATGCAGGAAGTTGGTTTTCAAAATCATTTAGCGGTGAGCATGTCCCCTCTCTGCAGGTATTTTTAGAGTGGATTTCCCCTCTTCCCATGCTGTTAAATATTGAATTAAAAAATAACATTATTGAGTATAACGGACTGGAAGAAAAAGTGCTGCAGCTATTGCATCATTATGGAATGGAAGAACGAACGGTTATCTCATCGTTTAATCACTACAGTTTAGTCAAGATCAGAAAGATGAACGCATATATCGAGACCGCTCCCCTCTATTCTTCTGGTTTATATGAACCATGGGAATATGTAAAAGCAGTCTGTTCACAAAGTGCTCATCCAAACTACAAATCACTGCATCCATACATCATGGAAGGCTTTAAACGAAATAATATTCCAGTACGTCCTTATACAGTTAACAGTCAAAAATGGATGAATTATTTTTTTGAATGGGGTACACAAGCCATTATCACAGACTATCCCCTCATTGCAAAACAACTGTTAAACAATCCATCAACAAAAACAAAGAGCAGATTTCTTCAAAAATGGTGGTAA
- a CDS encoding DUF3889 domain-containing protein, giving the protein MKIPFKLCSLVLTSFLLFTSVPIAVSAAYPGTQEPAYAKWGRLAVFETGKRYPDYDIVDYLYVGRTLTQNGDNIERFKLWIKKGSSEKGVVVTITLSPNRVFKSISFQETDR; this is encoded by the coding sequence ATGAAAATTCCCTTCAAATTATGTTCTTTAGTTCTGACAAGCTTTCTTTTGTTCACTTCCGTTCCGATTGCAGTTTCAGCTGCATATCCAGGCACACAGGAACCCGCTTATGCTAAATGGGGCCGGCTTGCGGTTTTTGAAACAGGTAAACGTTACCCCGATTACGATATTGTAGATTATTTATACGTTGGTCGAACGTTGACACAAAATGGAGATAATATCGAAAGGTTTAAGCTGTGGATCAAGAAAGGCTCTTCTGAAAAAGGTGTCGTTGTTACGATAACGTTAAGCCCAAATCGTGTTTTTAAGAGTATCTCCTTTCAAGAGACAGACCGTTAA
- the proC gene encoding pyrroline-5-carboxylate reductase codes for MVGKEKMAFIGAGSMAEAIMEGLIKTKKWRADLITIKNRNNTKRVKELEDKYGVIPASSIEEAVVNADIIILAVKPKDAYSAVESIKPFVQKHQLIISVMAGIASETLTEWTNQENPVIRAMPNTSASIGYSATALSAGIYATKAHVEKSLELFKTIGTVTLLPEDKLHIVTGLSGSGPAYIYYIAEAMQKAAEELNLSQEEAKTLITQTFLGAALMLKQTTESPIELRRKVTSPGGTTEAGICKLDQYHVQDAFLACIKKAVMRSEELGKMNG; via the coding sequence ATCGTGGGAAAAGAAAAAATGGCTTTTATTGGTGCTGGTTCAATGGCTGAGGCCATCATGGAAGGATTAATCAAAACAAAAAAGTGGCGAGCAGATTTAATTACGATAAAAAACCGCAACAATACGAAACGAGTTAAAGAACTTGAAGATAAGTATGGTGTGATACCTGCCTCATCGATAGAAGAAGCAGTAGTGAATGCAGATATCATTATTCTTGCCGTAAAGCCAAAAGATGCGTATAGTGCGGTCGAAAGCATTAAACCGTTTGTTCAAAAGCATCAGCTCATCATTTCCGTAATGGCTGGCATCGCTTCAGAAACCCTTACAGAATGGACAAATCAAGAGAATCCAGTAATCAGAGCCATGCCAAATACATCAGCATCAATTGGATACTCAGCAACCGCACTTTCAGCTGGTATATACGCCACAAAAGCACATGTTGAAAAATCACTTGAACTGTTTAAAACGATCGGGACGGTTACACTCTTACCTGAGGACAAACTACATATCGTGACAGGTCTTTCAGGAAGCGGCCCTGCTTACATTTATTATATTGCTGAAGCTATGCAAAAAGCTGCTGAAGAATTAAACCTTTCTCAGGAAGAAGCGAAAACACTTATAACTCAAACCTTTCTCGGTGCAGCGCTTATGCTGAAACAAACAACAGAATCCCCAATCGAGCTTAGAAGAAAAGTCACTAGCCCCGGTGGCACGACTGAGGCTGGGATTTGCAAGCTTGATCAATATCACGTTCAAGATGCTTTTTTAGCTTGTATCAAAAAAGCGGTAATGCGCTCAGAAGAATTAGGAAAGATGAATGGATGA